The Salinibaculum sp. SYNS191 genome has a window encoding:
- a CDS encoding DUF5814 domain-containing protein: MAITDKIYIKNHRQIVSQLETSFPKGAFKGATLDILFQGEGLAKLDDATQDRVLDFAEDFLDCDCEANPHCGCAERKFVRYLLELREQGLGPDAIVDVMGDDYMLYAYPGDVLSFLDDSVRTLEAVETLADVEGHTEAARRAQQTRQNLVR; encoded by the coding sequence GTGGCGATTACGGACAAGATATACATCAAGAACCACCGGCAAATCGTCTCGCAGCTAGAGACGTCCTTCCCCAAGGGCGCGTTCAAGGGCGCGACCCTCGACATCCTCTTTCAGGGTGAGGGGCTGGCGAAACTCGACGACGCGACCCAGGACCGGGTGCTCGACTTCGCCGAGGACTTCCTGGACTGCGACTGCGAGGCCAACCCCCACTGTGGCTGCGCCGAGCGGAAGTTCGTCCGCTACCTGCTGGAACTGCGCGAGCAGGGCCTGGGCCCGGACGCCATCGTCGACGTGATGGGCGACGACTACATGCTCTACGCGTACCCGGGCGACGTACTCTCCTTCCTCGACGACAGCGTCCGCACGCTCGAAGCGGTGGAGACGCTGGCCGACGTCGAGGGACACACAGAGGCCGCTCGGCGCGCTCAGCAGACGAGACAGAACCTGGTGCGGTAG
- a CDS encoding cupin domain-containing protein, with protein sequence MDETARIRRATDVEYQTVDAAEGLRKGVLVGEEHGAPNLAIRRFTLAPGGEVPKHTNEIEHEQYVLAGEYVVGIGDEEHTVSAGDSLHIPAGVVHWYRNEGDEEGAFICAVPTGDDEIQLVDEASSN encoded by the coding sequence ATGGACGAGACAGCCAGGATTCGCCGAGCAACGGACGTCGAGTACCAGACTGTCGACGCCGCGGAGGGGCTCCGCAAGGGCGTCCTCGTCGGCGAGGAACACGGCGCGCCGAACCTCGCAATCCGCCGGTTCACGCTCGCGCCGGGCGGGGAGGTGCCGAAACACACCAACGAAATCGAACACGAGCAGTACGTCCTCGCCGGGGAGTACGTCGTTGGAATAGGCGACGAGGAGCACACCGTCAGCGCCGGCGACAGCCTCCACATCCCCGCCGGCGTCGTCCACTGGTACCGCAACGAGGGCGACGAGGAGGGGGCCTTCATCTGTGCGGTCCCGACCGGCGACGACGAGATACAGCTCGTAGACGAGGCTTCGAGCAACTGA
- a CDS encoding prenyltransferase, which produces MTAREPAWVLWAASRPSQLLLIAGVYALGAKVALVWGASLSVPALLAGLAALLPVAVSVHYANEYADHATDALTDRTPFSGGSGALPAAGVDRRVVLRAAVVALALGTVLAAAFAAVGLLSLAALALLGVIAVFGWQYSVGPLRLAWRGWGELDNAALGGLVLPVYGAAVVGGPLGTVALASVPFFLVVLLNLFATQWPDRRADAAVGKRTLAVQWSRRRLRAAYAGIALAAAASVLLLQPGVLPRPVAAASVAAAPFVVVGAAGYTRRRVPWPTVSAMVVLALAQFAAWCWVGTA; this is translated from the coding sequence ATGACAGCACGGGAGCCGGCGTGGGTGCTGTGGGCGGCCAGCAGACCGTCCCAGCTGCTTCTCATCGCCGGCGTGTACGCGCTCGGCGCGAAGGTCGCCCTCGTCTGGGGCGCGTCGCTCTCGGTTCCGGCCCTGCTCGCGGGGCTGGCGGCCCTGCTCCCGGTCGCGGTCAGCGTCCACTACGCCAACGAGTACGCCGACCACGCGACCGACGCGCTGACCGACCGGACTCCATTCTCCGGCGGGAGCGGCGCGCTGCCGGCCGCTGGAGTCGACAGACGCGTCGTCCTCCGGGCGGCGGTCGTCGCGCTCGCGCTCGGAACTGTACTCGCGGCAGCGTTCGCTGCAGTCGGGTTGCTCTCACTGGCTGCGCTCGCGCTGCTCGGCGTCATCGCCGTCTTCGGCTGGCAGTACTCGGTCGGACCGCTCAGGCTGGCCTGGCGCGGCTGGGGCGAACTCGACAACGCCGCGCTGGGCGGACTGGTGCTCCCCGTCTACGGCGCGGCCGTCGTCGGCGGGCCGCTGGGGACGGTCGCGCTCGCCTCCGTCCCCTTCTTCCTGGTCGTCCTGCTGAACCTCTTTGCCACCCAGTGGCCCGACCGGCGGGCCGACGCGGCGGTCGGCAAGCGGACGCTGGCCGTCCAGTGGTCCCGTCGCCGCCTCCGCGCTGCCTACGCCGGCATCGCCCTGGCGGCGGCCGCGTCGGTCCTTCTCCTCCAGCCCGGGGTCCTCCCGCGTCCCGTCGCCGCCGCGAGCGTTGCGGCCGCTCCCTTCGTCGTCGTCGGAGCCGCGGGCTACACGCGCCGTCGCGTCCCCTGGCCGACAGTCTCCGCGATGGTGGTGCTCGCGCTCGCACAGTTCGCCGCCTGGTGCTGGGTCGGCACGGCGTGA
- a CDS encoding SLC13 family permease: MLLVFVLILLALVFFATEPVPVDVTAIGVLVALLLLDPTSELLASAGLIAEPLYVLRPVGGDLGAALDNGLSGFASTATVTVLAMFILSDGVQRTGVIQRLGHRVSELTGDSESRQLGATIGIISPLSGFINNTAAVAILLPMVTDLAHRAKNSPSKLLLALSYASMFGGMLTLIGTSTNILASDLFAGLTGTGQGFGMFEFTSLGIVVTVVGAAYLMTVGRWLTPARIAPEDDLTEEFGMSEYLTEVVVREDSPIVGQTVEEALATNDFDVDLLQLIRDNRTFLEPLGKKVVQSGDVFALRTDRDTLVELLDVDGLDVLPDVEVNEAELETADEAQNLVEVVVAPGSALVRESLASSNFRQRYDASVLAIRRGDEVIRTRMDKLQLRVGDTLLIQGAAESIERLNSNPGFIVAQEIERPDFRESKTLVAVGIVVAVVLAAALTPVHIAAAALGGALAMVATGCLRPAELYDAVQWDVVFLLAGVIPLGIALQQTGGADLLADAVVQSSTVLPPIGVLGLLYVVTALLTNVVSNNASVVLMIPVAFQTAQQLGANVFSFVLAVTFAASTAFMTPVGYQTNLFVYGPGGYRFTDYLRVGGPLQALFAVVTTVGIAVIWGV; encoded by the coding sequence ATGCTCCTGGTGTTCGTGCTCATCCTGCTGGCACTCGTGTTCTTCGCGACCGAGCCGGTACCGGTGGACGTGACGGCTATCGGCGTCCTCGTCGCGTTGTTGCTCCTCGACCCTACCAGCGAACTCCTGGCGAGCGCGGGCCTCATCGCGGAGCCGCTGTACGTGTTGCGTCCGGTCGGCGGTGACCTCGGGGCCGCGCTCGACAACGGGCTCTCCGGGTTCGCCAGCACCGCCACCGTCACCGTCCTCGCCATGTTCATCCTCTCCGACGGTGTCCAGCGGACCGGCGTCATCCAGCGCCTGGGTCACCGCGTGTCCGAACTCACCGGCGACAGCGAGTCCCGCCAACTCGGCGCGACCATCGGCATCATCAGCCCGCTGTCGGGTTTCATCAACAACACCGCCGCCGTCGCCATCCTCCTGCCGATGGTGACCGACCTCGCCCACCGCGCGAAGAACTCCCCGTCGAAACTGTTGCTCGCGCTCTCCTATGCCTCGATGTTCGGCGGCATGCTGACGCTCATCGGCACCTCGACGAACATCCTCGCCAGCGACCTCTTCGCCGGGCTGACCGGCACCGGCCAGGGGTTCGGGATGTTCGAGTTCACGTCGCTGGGCATCGTCGTCACCGTCGTCGGCGCAGCCTACCTCATGACCGTCGGACGCTGGCTCACGCCCGCCCGCATCGCTCCCGAAGACGACCTCACCGAGGAGTTCGGCATGAGCGAGTACCTCACCGAGGTGGTCGTCCGGGAGGACTCGCCCATCGTCGGCCAGACGGTCGAGGAGGCGCTGGCGACCAACGACTTCGACGTGGACCTCCTGCAACTCATCCGGGACAACCGGACCTTCCTCGAACCGCTCGGGAAGAAGGTCGTCCAGTCCGGCGACGTGTTCGCGCTCAGGACCGACCGTGACACCCTGGTCGAACTGCTCGACGTCGACGGGCTGGACGTCCTGCCCGACGTGGAGGTCAACGAGGCCGAACTGGAGACCGCCGACGAGGCACAGAACCTCGTCGAGGTGGTCGTCGCACCCGGTTCCGCGCTGGTCCGGGAGTCGCTTGCCAGCTCTAACTTCCGGCAGCGCTACGACGCCTCCGTACTCGCCATCCGGCGCGGCGACGAGGTCATCCGTACCCGGATGGACAAGCTGCAACTGCGCGTCGGCGACACGCTGCTCATCCAGGGGGCCGCCGAGAGCATCGAGCGGTTGAACAGCAATCCCGGCTTCATCGTCGCCCAGGAGATAGAGCGCCCGGACTTCCGGGAATCGAAGACCCTCGTCGCGGTCGGCATCGTCGTCGCCGTCGTCCTCGCGGCGGCGCTGACGCCGGTCCACATCGCCGCTGCCGCGCTCGGTGGCGCGCTGGCGATGGTCGCGACCGGCTGTCTCCGGCCCGCTGAGCTATACGACGCCGTCCAGTGGGACGTGGTCTTCCTGCTCGCCGGCGTCATCCCGCTGGGCATCGCGCTCCAGCAGACCGGCGGGGCCGACCTGCTCGCCGACGCCGTGGTCCAGTCCTCGACGGTCCTGCCGCCAATCGGCGTCCTCGGGCTCCTCTACGTCGTCACCGCCCTGCTGACCAACGTCGTCAGCAACAACGCCAGCGTGGTCCTCATGATTCCGGTGGCCTTCCAGACCGCCCAGCAACTCGGCGCGAACGTCTTTTCGTTCGTGCTCGCGGTCACCTTCGCGGCCTCGACGGCCTTCATGACGCCGGTGGGCTACCAGACCAACCTCTTCGTCTACGGCCCCGGCGGCTACCGCTTCACGGACTACCTCCGCGTCGGCGGCCCGCTCCAGGCGCTTTTCGCCGTCGTCACGACGGTCGGCATCGCGGTCATCTGGGGCGTCTGA
- a CDS encoding ribbon-helix-helix domain-containing protein, translated as MPTFEVSLPDKLESELTRLVEQGEYLNREQAVEDLLTKGLSAYDTREQPADEGFSDSFTEKFDDQQDPALQDDPSDDGYAF; from the coding sequence ATGCCGACCTTCGAAGTCTCACTCCCCGACAAACTCGAAAGCGAACTCACGAGACTCGTCGAACAGGGCGAGTACCTGAATCGGGAGCAGGCCGTTGAAGACCTCCTCACGAAGGGGCTCTCCGCGTACGACACCAGAGAGCAGCCCGCCGACGAGGGATTCAGCGACTCGTTCACCGAGAAGTTCGACGACCAGCAGGACCCGGCGCTTCAGGACGACCCGTCGGACGACGGCTACGCGTTCTGA
- a CDS encoding 2Fe-2S iron-sulfur cluster binding domain-containing protein, translated as MPTIEFQGETVECEAGATLRDVLLEAGLSPHNGPTAVSCHGHGTCGTCAVDIEGDVAEPSKRERRRLSFPPHDTDSGLRLACQVPVTADLVVTKHGGFWGQHVDSTDK; from the coding sequence ATGCCGACGATCGAGTTCCAGGGTGAGACTGTCGAGTGCGAGGCTGGCGCGACGCTCCGGGACGTGCTGCTGGAGGCGGGACTGTCCCCACACAACGGGCCGACGGCGGTGTCCTGCCACGGTCACGGCACCTGCGGGACGTGCGCGGTCGACATCGAGGGCGACGTCGCGGAGCCGTCGAAACGCGAACGGCGGCGGCTCTCCTTTCCGCCCCACGACACCGACAGCGGGCTCCGGCTGGCCTGCCAGGTCCCGGTGACCGCGGACCTCGTCGTGACCAAACACGGGGGGTTCTGGGGCCAACACGTCGACAGCACGGACAAGTGA
- a CDS encoding DEAD/DEAH box helicase: MSQQVGRVDTLFLHEHGDDYRVVVTRDGDRVFHGRLELKETGAGPRPARLRVTEGTSEELRSPDEFVELARRAERIRISEQTSRSARDRLREMLDAYQLDAKVVRTCRFCAGDGRYSPITSETAIKADDEQICPDCAREELDRELAFRGQITGDARARLEDLLLEVQDLDRIENLLKGDLDPDLTKFDEISATVEDVDPVPTSDLSLHPGIQQKLESRFDTLLPVQSLAVANGATEGQDQLVVSATATGKTLVGEMAGLDRALNGKGKLLFLVPLVALANQKYEEFQDRYGDIVDVTLRVGASRINDDGNRFDPDADVIVGTYEGVDHALRVGRDIGDVGTVVIDEVHTLGEDERGHRLDGLIARLKYYCQQLSEGDTQWIYLSATVGNPERLAAALEATLIEFEERPVPIERHVTFAEGREKMNIENKLVRRAFDAKSSKGYRGQTIIFTNSRRRCHEISRKLEYSSAPYHAGLDHKRRKRVETQFADQDLAAVVTTAALAAGVDFPASQVIFDSLAMGIEWLTVQEFHQMLGRAGRPDYHDKGTVYLLVEPDGVYHNSQEMTEDEVAFKLLKGEMESVTTRYDEESAVAETLANITVAGSGAKRLNESMVGEVPTKHALGKLLEYEFIDGLEPTPLGRAVTRHFLAPKDAFLLLDGIRKGESPYDLVARMELREDER; encoded by the coding sequence GTGTCACAGCAGGTCGGACGGGTGGATACCCTGTTTCTCCACGAGCACGGCGACGACTACCGCGTGGTCGTCACCCGCGACGGCGACAGGGTGTTCCACGGCCGCCTCGAACTGAAGGAGACCGGCGCTGGCCCCCGCCCCGCGCGACTGCGCGTCACGGAGGGGACCAGCGAGGAGCTACGCAGCCCCGACGAGTTCGTCGAACTCGCGCGCCGGGCCGAGCGCATCCGCATCTCCGAACAGACCTCCCGGAGCGCCCGCGACCGCCTGCGCGAGATGCTCGACGCCTACCAGCTCGACGCCAAGGTCGTCCGCACCTGCCGGTTCTGCGCCGGCGACGGCCGCTACTCGCCGATTACCTCCGAGACAGCCATCAAAGCCGACGACGAGCAGATCTGTCCGGACTGCGCCCGCGAGGAACTCGACCGCGAACTCGCCTTCCGCGGGCAGATTACCGGCGACGCCCGCGCCCGCCTGGAGGACCTCCTGCTCGAAGTCCAGGACCTCGACCGCATCGAGAACCTCCTGAAGGGCGACCTGGACCCCGACCTGACGAAGTTCGACGAGATCAGCGCCACCGTCGAGGATGTCGACCCCGTCCCGACGAGTGACCTGAGCCTGCACCCCGGCATTCAGCAGAAGCTGGAGAGCAGATTCGACACGCTCCTGCCGGTCCAGAGCCTCGCCGTCGCCAACGGCGCGACGGAGGGGCAAGACCAGCTCGTCGTCAGCGCGACGGCGACGGGCAAGACGCTGGTCGGCGAGATGGCCGGACTCGACCGGGCGCTCAACGGGAAGGGGAAACTCCTCTTTCTCGTCCCGCTCGTCGCGCTGGCCAACCAGAAGTACGAGGAGTTCCAGGACCGCTACGGCGACATCGTCGACGTGACGCTGCGCGTCGGCGCGAGCCGCATCAACGACGACGGTAACCGCTTCGACCCCGACGCCGACGTCATCGTCGGGACCTACGAGGGCGTCGACCACGCGCTCCGCGTCGGCCGCGACATCGGCGATGTCGGAACGGTCGTCATCGACGAGGTCCACACCCTCGGCGAGGACGAGCGCGGGCACCGCCTCGACGGTCTCATCGCACGCCTGAAGTACTACTGCCAGCAGTTGAGCGAGGGCGACACGCAGTGGATTTACCTCTCCGCGACGGTCGGCAACCCCGAACGGCTGGCCGCCGCGCTCGAAGCGACGCTCATCGAGTTCGAGGAGCGGCCCGTCCCCATCGAACGCCACGTCACCTTCGCGGAGGGGCGGGAGAAGATGAACATCGAGAACAAACTCGTCAGGCGGGCGTTCGACGCGAAGTCCTCGAAGGGCTACCGCGGGCAGACCATCATCTTCACCAACTCGCGGCGGCGCTGCCACGAGATATCCCGGAAACTGGAGTACTCCTCCGCGCCCTACCACGCCGGCCTCGACCACAAGCGCCGCAAGCGCGTCGAGACGCAGTTCGCCGACCAGGACCTCGCCGCCGTCGTGACGACTGCGGCGCTGGCTGCCGGCGTCGACTTCCCGGCCTCGCAGGTCATTTTCGACTCGCTGGCGATGGGCATCGAGTGGCTCACAGTCCAGGAGTTCCACCAGATGCTCGGCCGCGCCGGCCGCCCCGACTACCACGACAAGGGGACGGTCTACCTGCTCGTCGAACCCGACGGCGTCTACCACAACTCCCAGGAGATGACAGAGGACGAGGTGGCGTTCAAGCTCCTGAAAGGCGAGATGGAGTCGGTGACGACCCGCTACGACGAGGAGAGCGCCGTCGCGGAGACGCTGGCGAACATCACCGTCGCCGGGTCGGGCGCGAAGCGTCTCAACGAGTCGATGGTAGGCGAGGTGCCGACGAAACACGCGCTCGGGAAGTTGCTGGAGTACGAGTTCATCGACGGCCTGGAGCCAACGCCGCTGGGCCGGGCGGTGACGCGGCACTTCCTCGCGCCGAAGGACGCGTTCCTGTTGCTGGACGGCATCCGGAAGGGCGAGTCGCCCTACGACCTGGTGGCGCGGATGGAACTGCGCGAGGACGAGCGGTAG
- a CDS encoding ABC transporter substrate-binding protein, whose protein sequence is MTDSQGEQDADSRRTQRSDGVPTRTRRAFLATGAAVTFASLSGCAGDGGDGSDGADGGDGADGGDGGGTSTSGTPTYPDEVVIGSVHPFTGSTSYTGKRCHNAIDLAATIANENGGIESMDGAEVRVIKGDHKNDPTVGGEVTRELIDEGADILTGTYSSRVTNAATQVAESQGVPFVIDVSVAASLLQERDLDYVYRTQPNSLSMAENCTTHTLAGTSQADLEAGTAGLFYVDTTYGQAIRDGLKAALGETDLEIVAEETIGFGETADTQVTKLRQTDPDVLFPTVFPNQLLELVSAMKGQDYWPGLFSACASGGMNKKNFQQIGDVMNGALWTGYQIDTTLEKARRIDERFASTYDTAPMESNQGIAYATGEVMVEAFEQAASADADALNEALQNMEFADHIMAMPPISFTERGENANPLAVTNQVQGLESHIVYPERYARTDLRTATIGGL, encoded by the coding sequence ATGACAGACAGCCAGGGTGAGCAGGACGCGGACAGTCGACGGACACAGCGGAGCGACGGGGTCCCGACACGGACCAGACGGGCGTTCCTCGCCACCGGCGCGGCGGTGACGTTCGCGTCGCTGAGTGGGTGTGCCGGGGACGGCGGGGACGGCAGCGACGGTGCAGACGGCGGCGACGGTGCGGACGGCGGCGACGGCGGTGGCACGTCGACCAGCGGGACGCCGACGTACCCCGACGAGGTGGTCATCGGCTCCGTCCACCCGTTCACCGGCAGCACGTCCTACACGGGAAAGCGGTGCCACAACGCCATCGACCTGGCGGCCACGATAGCGAACGAGAACGGCGGCATCGAGTCGATGGACGGCGCGGAGGTCAGGGTCATCAAGGGCGACCACAAGAACGACCCGACGGTCGGCGGCGAGGTCACGCGGGAACTCATCGACGAGGGGGCGGACATCCTGACCGGGACCTACTCCTCGCGCGTGACCAACGCGGCCACACAGGTCGCGGAGTCCCAGGGCGTCCCGTTCGTCATCGACGTCTCCGTCGCCGCCTCGCTGCTCCAGGAGCGGGACCTCGACTACGTCTACCGAACCCAGCCCAACTCGCTGAGCATGGCCGAGAACTGCACGACCCACACGCTCGCGGGGACCAGCCAGGCCGACCTGGAAGCGGGCACCGCCGGGCTGTTCTACGTCGACACGACCTACGGCCAGGCCATCCGCGACGGCCTCAAGGCGGCACTCGGGGAGACGGACCTCGAGATCGTCGCGGAGGAGACCATCGGGTTCGGCGAGACGGCCGACACCCAGGTCACGAAGCTCCGCCAGACCGACCCCGACGTCCTGTTCCCGACGGTGTTCCCGAACCAGCTCCTCGAACTGGTCAGCGCGATGAAGGGGCAGGACTACTGGCCGGGGCTGTTCTCCGCGTGTGCCAGCGGCGGCATGAACAAGAAGAACTTCCAGCAGATAGGCGACGTCATGAACGGGGCGCTGTGGACCGGCTACCAGATAGACACTACTCTCGAAAAGGCCCGGCGCATCGACGAGCGGTTCGCCAGCACCTACGACACCGCCCCGATGGAGAGCAACCAGGGCATCGCCTACGCGACGGGTGAGGTCATGGTCGAGGCCTTCGAGCAGGCGGCCAGCGCCGACGCGGACGCGCTGAACGAGGCGCTACAGAACATGGAGTTCGCCGACCACATCATGGCGATGCCGCCCATCTCGTTTACCGAACGCGGCGAGAACGCCAACCCACTCGCCGTGACCAACCAGGTGCAGGGCCTGGAGAGCCACATCGTCTACCCCGAGCGGTACGCGAGGACCGACCTCAGAACAGCCACCATCGGCGGACTGTGA
- a CDS encoding class I SAM-dependent methyltransferase gives MDSDSIYNRHLDVFLLWACRETGVVDALLAGPKTPEELAAASEIRAAAAEPVLDGLVDLGYAEVSGEAYAPAEELQAFDPDTPALERGILPHRLDSLETYLSLPEILRSGDLPEATEEGFLNYMGAMATVDEQLVREAVTVAEHAHPRPDRVLDVGGGSGGFGAEFVRRGADATLVDLPEVLDLLADHHADLGLETVPGDARESLPEGFDLVFSARVTVNFTPAQLRAYYENAFAALDPGGTVVSTTRIRGRSPEAARFGVHMLTLPADGTTLTEETYLSALDETGFVDAEIREVPDTQFQAVVAHRPE, from the coding sequence ATGGACTCGGATTCGATATACAACCGGCACCTGGACGTGTTCCTGCTGTGGGCCTGCCGCGAGACCGGCGTCGTCGACGCGCTCCTGGCGGGACCGAAGACCCCCGAGGAACTCGCCGCGGCGAGCGAGATACGCGCGGCCGCCGCCGAACCGGTCCTCGACGGCCTCGTCGACCTGGGCTACGCCGAGGTCTCCGGCGAGGCGTACGCGCCGGCCGAGGAACTCCAGGCGTTCGACCCCGACACGCCCGCGCTGGAGCGTGGCATCCTGCCCCACCGCCTCGACTCGCTGGAGACGTACCTCTCACTGCCGGAGATTCTGCGCAGCGGCGACCTGCCGGAGGCGACGGAGGAGGGCTTTCTGAACTACATGGGCGCGATGGCGACCGTCGACGAGCAACTGGTGCGGGAGGCCGTCACGGTGGCCGAGCACGCCCACCCGCGTCCCGACCGCGTCCTCGACGTGGGAGGCGGTTCTGGCGGGTTCGGCGCGGAGTTCGTCCGCCGCGGCGCGGACGCGACGCTCGTGGACCTCCCGGAGGTGCTCGACCTGCTCGCCGACCACCACGCGGACCTGGGGCTGGAGACCGTTCCCGGCGACGCCCGCGAGTCGCTGCCGGAGGGGTTCGACCTCGTCTTCAGCGCCCGCGTGACGGTGAACTTCACCCCGGCGCAACTCCGGGCGTACTACGAGAACGCCTTCGCGGCGCTCGACCCCGGCGGGACCGTCGTCTCGACGACGCGCATCCGCGGGCGGTCGCCGGAGGCCGCGCGCTTCGGCGTGCACATGCTGACGCTCCCCGCCGACGGCACCACCCTCACCGAGGAGACGTACCTGTCGGCGCTCGACGAGACGGGCTTCGTCGACGCCGAGATTCGCGAGGTTCCGGACACCCAGTTCCAGGCGGTCGTCGCCCACAGGCCGGAGTGA
- a CDS encoding ATP-binding cassette domain-containing protein, which produces MSRGLLELDGVTKSFGAVVATDDVTLSFDRGECHAIIGPNGSGKTTLFNVVTGFHAPDRGTVRFDGADITGLSPDRIARRGLVRTFQVVSPFGGLTVRENLLGVYSGRGRSAVSVPPETRERAEEVLSTLELDHVADHAASDISGGQQKLLELGRVLMLDPACVLLDEPTAGVNPAIQDRVLATLRDLTDGGTTLVVIEHDMGVVGDLADRITVLDGGRVLTQGSFAEVTDDPRVQDAYLGRRSDGAAAAAGSTDDGDGAPQARPFASAAAASEGVGDAESDTDRLVVRDVVAGYGSQTVLDGVSVRSHDGVTCIFGPNGSGKSTLLKTIAGVVPARAGTVRYGDRDLTDSDPDEVVAAGITTVPQNERVFRGLTVRENLQLGATTVADDRVADERMDGVLDVFPALASSLSEPAHSLSGGQQVMLGVARAMMTGAEVYLLDEPFSGLAPSVVADVAEVVRSLAAQGTQVVLVEQQVREALELADHAYVLSQGEIRFDGAPSALRDDDELVDLYLGIG; this is translated from the coding sequence GTGTCACGGGGACTCCTGGAACTGGACGGGGTCACGAAGTCATTCGGCGCGGTCGTCGCGACAGACGACGTCACGCTCTCGTTCGACCGCGGCGAGTGCCACGCCATCATCGGCCCGAACGGCTCGGGCAAGACGACGCTGTTCAACGTCGTCACGGGATTCCACGCGCCGGACCGCGGCACCGTCCGGTTCGACGGAGCGGACATCACCGGGCTCTCGCCCGACCGCATCGCCCGGCGGGGTCTCGTCCGCACCTTCCAGGTCGTCTCGCCCTTTGGCGGGTTGACCGTCCGGGAGAACCTCCTCGGCGTCTACAGCGGCCGGGGACGGTCGGCGGTCAGCGTCCCTCCCGAAACCCGCGAGCGCGCCGAGGAGGTGCTGTCGACGCTGGAACTCGACCACGTCGCCGATCACGCCGCCAGCGACATCTCCGGCGGTCAGCAGAAGCTTCTGGAACTCGGTCGGGTGCTGATGTTGGACCCGGCCTGCGTCCTGCTCGACGAGCCGACGGCGGGGGTCAACCCGGCCATCCAGGACCGCGTGCTCGCGACGCTGCGGGACCTCACCGACGGAGGGACCACACTCGTCGTCATCGAACACGACATGGGCGTCGTCGGTGACCTGGCCGACCGGATAACCGTCCTCGACGGCGGGCGGGTCCTGACCCAGGGCTCTTTCGCCGAGGTCACAGACGACCCACGCGTGCAGGATGCGTACCTCGGCCGCCGGTCCGACGGAGCGGCGGCCGCCGCGGGCTCGACCGACGACGGAGACGGTGCCCCCCAGGCTCGGCCGTTCGCGTCGGCGGCCGCAGCCAGCGAGGGCGTTGGCGACGCCGAGTCCGACACCGACCGCCTCGTCGTCCGGGACGTCGTCGCCGGGTACGGCAGCCAGACCGTTCTCGACGGGGTCTCGGTACGGAGCCACGACGGCGTCACCTGCATCTTCGGGCCGAACGGGTCGGGGAAGTCGACGCTGCTGAAGACGATTGCGGGCGTCGTGCCAGCCAGAGCGGGGACGGTGCGCTACGGGGACCGCGACCTCACGGACAGCGACCCCGACGAGGTGGTCGCGGCGGGCATCACGACCGTCCCCCAGAACGAGCGGGTCTTCCGGGGGCTGACCGTCCGGGAGAACCTCCAGCTCGGGGCGACGACCGTCGCCGACGACCGGGTCGCCGACGAGCGCATGGACGGCGTGCTGGACGTGTTCCCGGCGCTCGCGTCGTCGCTCTCGGAGCCGGCGCACTCGCTGTCGGGCGGCCAGCAGGTCATGCTCGGCGTCGCCCGGGCGATGATGACCGGGGCCGAGGTGTACCTGCTCGACGAGCCGTTCAGCGGCCTGGCTCCGTCGGTCGTCGCCGACGTGGCCGAGGTGGTCCGCTCGCTCGCCGCCCAGGGGACACAGGTCGTCCTGGTCGAGCAGCAGGTCCGCGAGGCGCTGGAACTCGCCGACCACGCGTACGTCCTCTCGCAGGGGGAGATTCGGTTCGACGGGGCGCCGTCGGCGCTGCGCGACGACGACGAACTCGTCGACCTCTACCTCGGAATCGGGTGA
- a CDS encoding CopG family transcriptional regulator, producing MGNKNKTISFRVSQEKFETLRDIAEERDISLSAVFRDYVDMLVAHDGQVEVVPEHEVSESQSSSGTAESFPPKVEVPKSFVREHERLELEAEHLREQLEEHKRYVTKLRQELDEADQEDVVQLEDLDGEEDEEPSYRIGSSFDDSQF from the coding sequence ATGGGCAACAAAAACAAGACTATCTCCTTCCGCGTGAGCCAGGAGAAGTTCGAGACCCTCCGGGATATCGCGGAGGAGCGCGACATCTCGCTGTCCGCCGTCTTCAGGGACTACGTGGACATGCTGGTTGCCCACGACGGACAGGTCGAGGTGGTCCCGGAACACGAGGTGAGCGAGTCCCAGTCGTCGAGCGGGACCGCCGAGAGCTTCCCGCCGAAGGTCGAGGTGCCAAAGAGCTTCGTCCGCGAGCACGAGCGCCTGGAACTGGAGGCCGAACACCTCCGCGAACAGCTCGAAGAGCACAAGCGCTACGTGACCAAACTCCGTCAGGAACTCGACGAGGCCGACCAGGAGGACGTCGTCCAACTGGAGGACCTCGACGGCGAGGAGGACGAGGAACCATCCTACCGCATCGGCAGTAGCTTCGACGACTCGCAGTTCTGA